A single region of the Silene latifolia isolate original U9 population chromosome 8, ASM4854445v1, whole genome shotgun sequence genome encodes:
- the LOC141594837 gene encoding uncharacterized protein LOC141594837: protein MEYLSRILTCATEKIQFNYHPLCKQMKLTHLMFADDFLMFCKGNAHSMVLLLRAFSAFSNASGLKMNPQKSCAYFNGVQSGLKQEILSISGFLEGTLPFKYLGVPISAGRLKIKDCASLIDKIVNRVRSLGAKKLSFAGRLTLVSSVLSTMHTYWASMFVLPQGVIKRVDAICRNFLWEGGVEYNKAPFLAWQKLAWWVATRPDKLWVQWVHHVYMKASPWFDYTPSTDVSWHWKKVCQVRDIVKQGFLNDGNVESYIVKGCYNWLRERNDEVTWYKFVWCTLAAPKHAFIAWLVSQQALRMKDRLYVYKVVDDNLCCLCAMAIESHTHVFQDCPYTLQVMNLVTTSLGASFNSGNVLQQIKRRRWSSLRKKVTNAAIVAVWYYVWMQRNEAWVHHRLVCPSMVARQIATSLRNRFHTCCNKPILSRDRLWLSKVRLM from the exons ATGGAATACTTAAGCAGAATTTTGACTTGTGCTACTGAAAAGATTCAGTTTAATTATCACCCTCTTTGCAAACAAATGAAGCTTACTcatctgatgtttgcagatgattttTTGATGTTTTGTAAAGGTAATGCTCACTCCATGGTGCTGTTGCTAAGGGCCTTTTCTGCTTTCTCTAATGCCTCTGGATTGAAGATGAATCCTCAGAAATCTTGTGCATATTTTAATGGGGTGCAGAGTGGCCTGAAGCAGGAAATTTTATCTATATCAGGGTTCTTAGAGGGTACCTTGCCTTTTAAGTACCTTGGTGTTCCTATTTCAGCTGGAAGATTGAAAATCAAAGATTGTGCAAGTCTGATTGATAAAATTGTGAATAGAGTAAGGAGCCTTGGTGCTAAGAAATTATCCTTTGCTGGTAGACTTACTCTGGTAAGCTCTGTATTATCAACAATGCATACGTATTGGGCTTCTATGTTTGTGCTGCCTCAAGGAGTTATTAAAAGAGTGGATGCTATATGTAGAAATTTTCTATGGGAAGGTGGTGTTGAATATAATAAGGCACCATTTCTTGCTTGGCAGAAG CTTGCATGGTGGGTTGCAACCAGACCTGATAAGCTGTGGGTTCAGTGGGTCCACCATGTGTATATGAAAGCTAGTCCTTGGTTTGATTACACTCCTTCTACTGATGTCAGCTGGCACTGGAAGAAGGTATGTCAGGTGAGGGACATAGTTAAGCAAGGTTTTCTGAATGATGGGAATGTTGAAAGCTATATTGTTAAGGGTTGCTACAATTGGTTAAGGGAAAGGAATGATGAAGTCACTTGGTATAAGTTTGTCTGGTGTACTCTAGCTGCCCCTAAACATGCTTTCATTGCTTGGTTAGTTTCACAACAGGCATTAAGGATGAAGGACAGACTGTATGTTTACAAGGTTGTAGATGACAATCTTTGCTGCTTGTGTGCTATGGCTATTGAGAGCCATACTCATGTGTTCCAGGATTGTCCATATACTTTGCAGGTGATGAATTTGGTTACTACTTCGTTAGGAGCTTCTTTTAACTCTGGAAATGTGCTTCAACAGATTAAGAGGAGGAGATGGAGTAGCCTGAGAAAGAAAGTCACCAATGCTGCTATAGTTGCAGTATGGTACTATGTGTGGATGCAAAGGAATGAAGCTTGGGTTCATCATCGATTGGTTTGTCCGTCCATGGTGGCTAGGCAGATTGCTACTTCTCTCCGTAATAGATTTCATACATGTTGTAACAAGCCTATTCTTTCTAGGGATAGACTTTGGTTAAGTAAGGTGCGCTTGATGTAA
- the LOC141594839 gene encoding protein FAR-RED IMPAIRED RESPONSE 1-like, whose protein sequence is MTFTPFTGIDHHKRSITFACALIEHENDESFMWVFDQFLAAMGGKEPNYIISDLRPGIIKASSAKFKTAKHRFCMWHIMKKITDKVGSKICRDTDFLTRLNGVVWDDDLEHREFEEKWLKVMNDFSLEDNTWLNGKFADRHTWIPAYFRNVPMGGLLRTTQRSESGNSFFKRFENKYGTLTEFLVKLSINTCSLVGYTPPDPVTNFEVSLVEDAKKGLKITVECSRSRNDVRCTCKLFERRVM, encoded by the exons ATGACCTTCACGCCTTTCACGGGCATTGACCATCATAAAAGGTCAATCACATTTGCATGTGCGCTTATAGAACATGAAAACGACGAGTCATTCATGTGGGTATTTGACCAGTTTCTGGCAGCTATGGGTGGGAAAGAGCCTAACTACATCATCAGCGATTTAAGACCGGGAATAATTAAAGCGAGTTCAG CTAAGTTCAAAACAGCGAAACATCggttttgcatgtggcacatcatgAAGAAAATAACCGACAAGGTTGGGAGTAAAATTTGTAGAGATACCGACTTTTTAACCCGTCTGAACGGTGTTGTATGGGACGATGACCTGGAGCACAGGGAATTTGAAGAGAAGTGGCTTAAAGTCATGAACGATTTCTCCTTGGAAGACAATACGTGGTTGAATGGGAAGTTCGCTGATAGACACACATggatacccgcttatttcagAAATGTGCCAATGGGCGGTTTACTACGAACTACACAAAGGTCAGAGAGTGGTAATAGTTTCTTTAAGCGGTTTGAAAACAAATACGGGACATTAACTGAGTTCTTG GTGAAGCTTTCAATAAATACCTGCAGTTTGGTTGGATACACTCCGCCAGATCCTGTGACGAACTTTGAAGTGTCGTTAGTTGAGGATGCAAAGAAAGGACTAAAGATTACAGTTGAGTGCAGTAGAAGCAGGAATGATGTAAGGTGCACATGTAAACTGTTTGAAAGGAGAgttatgtga